gaaACACTTCCGGTTCGGGTAGACTTTCTGGGTGTAAATGTACTGCGGCATTATCCAAAGATcgccgcaatattttttttgtaagattattttattattatttacattgaagtagaatgggtagaagcgctctccagcttccaaaaatgttgctactaaaactccgtgcagacggagatttcggctgtttttctcagttgcagtaggatctctgaaataggctctactagtgaaattgtgtggtagtattagttcgacaaagtccgaacatctgtatgtgcacgTGGTAGATGTTCGGATcagcctcactcattgaaaaacagttattattactttatatctacattgaagtagtatgcatagaattgctctcagcccctaaaaatgttgccacaaaaaatccgtgtgcccggagatgtcagctgttttgtccagttgttgtaagggacgatcacttccacgaattttttttcctcactcttttgactttccgtctctcttcgatggctcgcttttaagcgatacttttgttaggaatgactattctatacattatacttcaatgattatttatgacaagttctgacttagctacaaaattctgaagccgacaaacaattctatgcaaaataatgaaaaaatattttgatggtctaggcacccaacagtaaacaaatttgaagtgagcaaataaacaaaaaagtgtAGCGAtttctttgcgaatttattttattatctttgtaacggtcgggacttaatactagccgacaaagaagaatgtctatacataataatgaaaaagactgcattattatcaaaattcgaacacttttaaaatcacttatttcctgtttaatataatttatatcctatattttttaattcgtattaatttttgcatacgtacgtttgttttacttataatttaaaaaaaatgctatttatcattttattcgtggcacgtattcaaatattaaataaatatgccatccaaactatatcatagatcttaaaaacattacacgatcggttgaaataaaatatataaatattagcgtgtttctttcaacagcctgtatatgaaaaatgcatttgtgtGAGTAATCGGAAATTTAAACGTTGAATGGATTAAGTCATTGCTGAGTATCAGCTGAATTCCGTTCTTTTTTTGTTGACACCTTTGGATGTTGATGGGTATTTATTCAGATTGTCATGAAGAAAAAATTGGCTTTATCTAGATAGAAGTTTTATCATTAAGACTAATCATAGAAGTAGAAttcatagaatcgctctcagcctccaaaaatgttgctacaaaaactgcGTGGcggagtttgttcattgtttgctaaacttcgtctctctttgATGgttcgcttttagacgatacttttgtcaacaatgaccattctatgcttATAAATCGTGATTAGTGAAAGAGTGACATTGTTGTTATAACcagaatgtattaaaataaatacaagttgtatatgaaatgaatttattaagaAAACATTTGTGAAATTACATATTTGGTGGAGGAGGTGGAACAGGCATCAATGGTGGGGGAGGTGGGACTGGGTTGAACATAGGGggacgtggtggtggtggaaCACCCATCATAGGTGGAGGAGGTAGCGGTGGACGCAGACCAGGAGGTGGCATTAATTTCGGGGGCTGTTGTGGTCGAAGAAGTTCCATTTTGAAGGCAAATTGCAAGAAAAATTGCTTGGTATCTTTGTTCCAATGGGTCCAAAATTTAGTATCGTGTTTTTCCACCTCTCTACTTGGAACTTTGAATGCGATGGTTTCGTACGGTTCGGCGGCGAAAAGCAAATATTGCCACTTGCGGTCTGGAGGTTCGACTTTTTGTTCGTAAGCAGACATAAAGCGGTGTCGGGGCAAAACACCTTCAGAAATTTCTGAAATGATATAAAATGGTCAGGTTCAATACGTTTtggttcatttacatatataggtgtTCAATATACCTGGATAATCGACTTGAAAGAGTAAACTTTGCTGGCCCGTTTCAGGATCCCGTTGTTTTGTGACACGATATCCAGGCCTACCGATTTTGACGAACTTTTTTGGTTCAATTCTGGGCTTCTCCGGAGCCAATTGTTGTGGTGCCTCTTTAGCTTCAGTGGCTGCTCTTCGAGCCAAATTAGCTTGATGTTTCTTACCCTGGGTGTGGGCAAGATAACTTCCCTCGTTGTTGTGCAGCGTTAAGCATAATTTACACTCGTAGGATCCTGTCGACAGATTTATATAAGAATCTCGCTGAGAAATTAAGAGCTATTAAGAAAATGAACTGTTGCAATTACCTAAAtgatttttcataaaatatggaTCCTTATTGAGGTCTATTGTTTCGAGAGCAAGTAGTCGAAGACGTTCTCTCCTGTCACGGTTGCTTTCCGACCATGATGCGACACCTCCTCCGCCTGTCTTCCCACCAGGACGATTTTGAAAGTCCATGATGAAAAAGTAtctacaaaaatttattatgagGTAAATTGATGTTTCATTCGAGAATGCTTATTATTTTGTCTGTGATCATTTCGCATATGATACTATTGAAATGTGTCAAAAATTCATACGAAGGCACTGTTATggtgattttttcaaatacaattgCAAAATCATGTgatttataacaaatataattaaaGAGGATatcacatatattattttaggttaTGTGCTTTGTCCCGATAAGCTATATTACATATTTCCAGTCGAACGTTTGAatgatatgtaattaaaaatgaaatgcaATTACGTTAGGCAAATATATACTAAAACCTAGTTTAATTGTTaagatattaatattataaataaacgttTTGATACGATTTTTCTAATCCATTTGCATATTATTTATGGGAGATTTTGAAGAGTACATTAGCATATATGAATTGAATAGGATTGTGATATTCAAAGATAAAATTGTACCCAAATAAGACAAAAAATCTACCTTTTGTCGACGGCTTTACAAACTGTCAGCCGCCGACCAAGACGCCAACTGGATGGTTGTAGTACCAACTTTTACGACCATGTTTGAAATATCTTAAATCActtaatttgtacataattttcgaAGAGAAACTTTATGTGGCATGATGGTGTaagtttatatgaaaaatattgaattataatgAAAAGTGAAATgccaataaattaaaacaaacatttttcaaCTACTgatattatacttatattatatactgatattatattatacttacattTGTACCAACGTGCAAATAATGTGAGGCATAGagctacactattttttttactatttaaggGAAACACTACGctcatttaatattatagttaATTACTATTtaaggcagcggtttccaaactgggaggcgcgaactactgccaggggaggcgccaaaacttttattaaaaaaataattttctaagggtgtttagaataaattgcccgagggcgccatcgggCCGGCCGGCactgtttgtaacgtcttatttatgcgaaacgggcttttcggcactagctgcaatgaaaaccaaatatccaACCAGgataatagtcgaaaaggagttacgagtggcactctccatattgcacccaagatttgataaactttgtgcgaATAAAAAacatgtgttagatgtagtttaattagtaatttaatataaaaataaatatacgtgttcgtataaatttatgttatagcaaaacctttttattattctgtctattgtagtgttcagtatttttttttaaataaaggttcattatttaaaacgtttctatattattatatctattaaaaaataaaaggtagggaggcgcggaaaaaaattttttttttagggaggcgtagtagcataaagtttggaaaccgctgatttaAGGAGAAGGCTACAATCATTGGTTACTTAATTGTTGAACCAATGCCTCGACAAAATTTTGTGCATGAAAcatataaaggtctgttcatacttaacagcactgcacgactccgtttcaaatatgtcattttattacatttctattcatatctacctgcACGTCGCGGTGAtgtcacgttcacagcactttggccgagtgcaaggcataatccgcttacttatacattacaggccatgacgatacggcgcaatattgcttacgtcgtattgtcgagaaCTCTTtcgcattcgtagctacgcgtcagaatacaagtcagcaaaaatgtttcggcgtttatcaaacgaaaaattatgtataatcgcgttgttgttggaagaagaagctcaagaaggcaataaaaaagcacggaggcgttttgatgtgcatcccatgttaaaaaatagaaaaaccgaaggagagttttggacactgtataaggagcttgtggatgatggacaaattttttttaaatatttccgtaaaaaattaaaaaattttttttaaatattttttcaatatttgcgCAAAAAcaatgtcgaaagattgaacagctgtcaactgtcactatcgataattggtccaaaacagcaaagcggcagactcatggcacgtaatttgcgtgtatatttccacgatggccaaaaaaacggatacgatacgttgacggatgttgctgtaaggtatgaacaggaaatgtcgagtactgctgtaagcctgccgtagcgtaaacgtgacggttggtatgaatatacccatacaaaatgtaccaaagaatacttttagtacggccggatacccgctgaagtcggtacgtgctgactaggtatgaacagaccttaaacagtggcggctcgtgcataggaactgcggcgctgcagcacccccagaaaaaatacaaaaaaatcacatttttatacatttacaacttgtgaatataatttaaataagaatgattagatatttgacataaccattattaatgagtatgtcaaatatatctaaatacaagttgtaaatgcgatttctttgtaatttttctgggggtgctgcagcgccgcagttcctatgcacgagccgccagGTATACGGACAGGTGTGTGAATAACACATGGCTGTGTCCACACTCTGGCTATCTTGTGTTTTAGTTTGTTATTTTGTACCAATTGGTGCCAAGTCAACCATAAACGTGTGTTTAGTTGAAAgtatcacattcaaaacttgttTATAACAATAGTTCCGCTTTGTCAATTTTGTGCATCTGTAGTCATAGCTCCAAGTTTATagttaatacattttaataactgaccgattttattcatttatcttAGTTTTGTGCGTAGGTGAATGCGTATGTGGGAGCAGCAGTGTGAACAGCTTATCATGTTGGCCGAGTAGCAACGAATATCGTCCTGACAAAACGCTAGGCAATGCGTATTCTGTTCACACACATGCATTATTTGCGCATAAAGCTTTTTCACAAAGTGGGGGCAATGTGAAGAGTCAAGTCATCACATATCGTTttatttggttcggtgattattccacacaaagtgatctcgcacacgtcactaaaatctcgatcacggaacatctggcactcgaaagtTCCATCCACCGAGAGTTACGTACGCGAACTATCTTACTAACAAGAagtcgagtgccagatattctgtattcgcgattttcgtgacaacgattgtcgtgtgcgcgatggcaatgtgtgaaataatccgtttaccgttttGTTTATATGAGTATGCTTATGTTCGACTTTTGCATTCTTAATCTATCGCCCAATTTGGTATATTTTATAGTTACCGGTATCACTTTTTATCGAAATTTCACATTTCCATGACGCCGTTTCAAATactcaatatgtatgtaaaaaagaacatatgtatgtatatccagttTGTACTTCGATATCCATAGAAGTGATAGAATGGATATGCTTTAAAATTtgcagaaataataaaaaaagcccaactataaaaattaaaatattcaggaAAGCTAACTAATGGAACACAGAGGGCCGAATTGTAaacgaaaaatatatgtatgtacatacatacatatatgattaatttatatacagtattgtatttatattaagcTTTCGGTAAATatgagaatacatacatacaacgttaatttaatattattagaaATGATAataatgcatgtacataaaatagcgatggataaaaattttcttttaaaacggCAAAAAAACATCACGTCAAAAAATAATGTTAGAGgataaaaatatcaaagtctAGTCAGCAAGGCTAACGTTCCAGGTCAACGTATTCcagatattttgaataataaataaatttacattattgACAGCTTAGCTCGGTCCTGGAAAAAGGTTCCACTCGCGATAATCTAggttgaaatattttgaatgataaacaactttaatattatatatgtatatatcgatttATTGCCAGTTCCGTCGAAATATGAATGGGAAAGCTTACTTCTAATTATTGTATAtatcttaaaaacattttcatgttttataaacatattatataccaTGACTGTAACtcataaatatttactaatttGTATCCGATAATAtcgaatataatattgtaatccttttatttggataagtacgttaaaagaaaacaatttttcattttttttattgtattcacGTGTCTACTTTAAAATCGCTATAAATCAACagcacttttttgtatattgcTGGATACGAGAACGATGCTTTGTGAAAATACGTTGACCTGTTGACTCAATAGTCAGTCTGTGGTTTTGCCTTGTAATTGTTCAATGCTTTCCGCTAAAATTTTAgtgaatttgtaaatatgttgCGTTCTACAAATGTTGCGTTTTCCCGATTTTCACTctcccgagcaacgccgggtaaTTCAGGTGCATAATGATATTTATGAACAGCAGTGTCCAGAGAAATGCATTTTTCTGGTAGTGTCGTTCAATTTACATGGCAACGGATAAACAATCCAATACAAATAACAATAggtattgtaattttttgtaataatcaGATTTTTATTGTGAATGCTCCTCGAAGGGTTTTCTTCTATCTTTGAATTTTTCTCACTATTCACATTAGAGAAGATAAAAGTGATAGACAAttctttttaaacattaatgaaaaaaaatggcaagTAAATACTAAAAGATTTCATCATCTtaagccattcaccatccactgctggatgaaggcatctccaacacgctttccttttacccttttgcattttcTTGGGTACTATTctggcacttcttttgtccgcttttcgtccattcttctagccatgtggcccgcccatttctgaatttcctcattctgtacatatgagccgttatatttcaaattggcgtcatttcacttttcttcatttcgagaaatatcctGCAAAATATTAAACTTTGCGAGATATTTATATGGATgttaaacttggacattgaacgccaagttgataaacaaagtccaatgcactcaaagaagtatggaacgctgaatggtcggcataacgaggaattacaggaagcggaatatgtgagagagtgaagagattcaaatggaaatgggcgggtgggccacgtggagagaagaatggacgaaaggtggaaaaaataagtgcgagaatggtacccaagagaatgcaaaagcgtaaaaggaagactgcagggaagatgggtaggcgaaattaggaaaatgtgtggggtgagatggatgagagttgcgcaaaacagagacgagtggaagcgtgttggagaggacttaatccagcagtggatatggtgaatggctattactttaagataaaatataaatataactacGAAAGAACTTCGATTTTGAATAACAAGGTGAAGGTGAAGGAATAGATCGTATATGAGTCATCAATCGTATGGAAGGCGCACCAAAATATCcccataaaaatatacatacatatatatatatatatatatatatatatatatatatatatatatatatatatatatattctgatGATAAGCGAGATGAACaacaactgatttttttttactatttgggaggggggggggaggtgcaACTACCCTTAGAGCAGCCCtgactacccttgtcatacttatcaCCCGTATATTCCACTCCTgtattttctcgttatgccgagcatacagcgttccattctCCTTTGAGTGCCCAATTCCGGCGTGCAAAATATATTCCTTTTTaaaatatccttcaccgtttgattcttttgcagttcaaaagattgttgtgtgatgagcagcatggtttttcaccatgtcgttccactaccactaatcttgcctgcttttcatattataccatgtctaaagttgaccgtggacaacaagttgatgtagcctactttgactttcgaaaagcatttgatcttgccaacaatgacgctcttatgatcagattagctgaagtgggcttttctccacgtcttcttaaactctttgcttcttatcttagtgataggaagcaatttgttagatatggtatttatgaatctccttcattttttacgcgatctggtgtaactcaggggtccaccttagaccctttactatttacaatagtcattaataacctccctaaagtactacgcaatgcttcatgtctcttgtttgcagacgacgtttaactattctttgctgttaaggatgagaggcaagcctctctccttcaagctgatattaacgctgttttagagttcagttccagtttaggacttgaactgaatactagtaaatgtgccattatgagttatggacgtgcgaattcgctctattgtcacggatattccattggatccgtattgttgaagcgcgtggaatcaatggtcgacttgggtatcacttttgatcctcaattcacctttcacaaccacatcaagacaatcgctgacgtttcctttcgtcgacttggatttgttttgagatatgctagattattctccaaccccttgtcttctcgcttgcttttcaactcgcttgttagaagtaagctagagtataatgcaattgtgtggaatccgcatgaagcaaactactctcttattatagaaaaagtgcaaaaagcatttcttcgttttctttataagaaagagtatgggtattacccatatctctatcctactcctttccttttgagcatgcttgggtataattccctcgaacttcggagaaacttctcgttaattcgtttcgttctccagctactgcgtggtaatacgtcatgcccgttgtttcTGGAAcaattgggactttatgtacctaataattatgtgcgtggtagatatcataatttaatggttgtaccttctgctcacacagttctttttcgaatggttcCTATAcctagagctattcgacttatcaatgaaatcgttgctgctgtccatgaatgtgatattttccaccttggggagcgtagattatcggatattatcttaacatatttatctggtaacctgcgctcatcattactttcttaatttgaatgtgatgaatgagtggaatcttaatctactctcttccatttgggcctcgctgtgattttattttttattcatattttgttttattttattttactttttctttctcctttgtacatttttatatactattttaattttgttcagtgtaaacaaagaatgggatttatggattttatttttgatttttacacttttgttatttttttttctctctgaatgatgtattattttccttttgttacttttttttattattttattttaccatgttttctgcttttgcttttttcctttatttacagattacttgtttttatatatttttcaaatgtaggccattgtggcgcattaggttcttcctgtaatgccacaatggtccaaaactattaaataaataaataaataaatgagagtCGCGGAATCATTAGTGTGAATCGTGATATGGAATACGCCTTTGTGAGGTATGTATAAACAGTGTATTCACAATGTGAATAATTAAAGCCTGTCCTAGAATTAGCAGGTCATCATATTTGGACACGACCCATGGAGCGTGCGGCGCGCGCGCCAGACGAGGACGAGTGAGGCCAAGGAATGGGGGCTCAGGAGGCGTGGGGGCGCAGGCGTTGGGGGAGACGGGATGAGAGGGTAAGGGGGGCAGGGAGAGAGGACAGATCGATGCGGGGCGAGGGCGGGTGCGAGCGGCGAATGGCGAATGGAGAATGGCGAATGGCGAATAGCGAGTGGCTCCCCGTCCCCGGGCGGCAGAACCGGCAGTCGACAGCCACAGCCACGGCCAGTCCCCCGCGGGTCGCTTTTCCGAGAGGTCTGCTCGCAGGCGCCGCGCTCTGCCCActtcaaaatattgaaaattgtacGTCCGCCGTACTAGTTCATTGTTTGGAGGGGCGGCCGGGATCCCCCGCGCCCCCGCGCCCTCTCGAGCCCTCCCATCCACACCTGCACTCCTCCCCAGGTGAGTGTCTCATTGCACTTGCATCAACTATGTACGTGACCGAATTTCAGAATGCCCATCAAACTCGCGATCTATCATTTCCGACACTTTTTGCTAAATGGCTTCGTGCAAAAAGTTTCCCGGCGAATTTTCAAACTTGAGGGGTGCAAGTTTTCGCCATGGAAACCTATACATGTCAAAATCAGCTGAAACTATTCTTCCTTCATTTGTTTGATTATTCTTTTGTATGAacgatttttgttttgaataaaaacagaaAACGAATGAACTGATTTTCATTCTATTTAATTCATACAAActgattttttgttttattattttatttattttattttattttattaatatacactcgtcattacagatcgctccaatgcgaggagtgtacgataacggtcagaaatacaataatacatagcatataacaattaatcagtacagcaataataatcatagagactattattacaatttttatacatataataaacacgaaattatagagatgtctatagagatatctatagatttcagattactgtgcataatttttacaaattatacacacagattttgtgacaacaggaaattatctaataccaattttcaggaaccgtttcaacaatgatcagataaaattggcaaactctgatagagaaacgatcgatttggagtcacaaaacccctaaacctaaccagcagtttgacgaggacacgaaccttcctcctcagtggtgctaaatatatacgctaccattaagccaaactgctggctattatatacaatacatattttacatattgaatATAACGAATCATTTCCGCGATTTCGAACAAAATTATTCAACAGCAGTTTTCAGCTTCATTATAAGAATATTCAGTGTAATGAAGTCTCTTTCATTATACTGACTTATTTTTACGGTAGCTCATTAAAAAGGAATGTGAATGTAAAAGctaatacaggtttttcattccttttttacaaggcctcttcttattcattttaaattaaacctttttcatttcaaattgatcccttttcaatgtcaatttaaaatgaaaaagagtcaatttggaatgaaaaacccatgtttgaattaaatattttaataatgtattgaaattatatatgaatacattgaatatctatgtacataacaaatggatgtacatatcgatggctttgtgcacatatattgtatgtccatttttgaatttgtatcgaattttaagtttgtagatgctgtaatattttaggtttttcctttcgaggtaatttgaattattatccgaattattccagcatttacatacatttcaatTTTAACTTGAATTGTTCCAGCCACCAGAAacataaaattcgatacaaattcaaatatggacatacaatatctgtgcaccaagccatcgatatgtactACGTCAACCTAGATGACCCACATTCTCATATGTAATAATGttgtattatcattatatactatacctattatataatatataattttgggaTGGTTACATTCTTCTTTTTATACGTGCGTGCGTATTattcctatacatacatacatacatttataggaataatttttatttattacatcgcAGCCCATTTAGGGTGAAATTCTGCGtacgtttataaattttattggcaAAACTCCCTAAAATACGGTTTCACTTTGTTGTAGGAAATATTTCGCCTTTGTCGGGCGAGAATAGAAATCGCTTGTAATTTATTTGCTTGAGGATATTATCCGATGAAAACTTGCGATTCTAGAATTGTTTCCTCTCGACATTATAATACCACCATTTACTtgacacaaacatacatattttcacaaattCAGACAACCATTCCTGGGAAAATTACATTCGCTCGGCAACATCTGAAGTTATTCAGCATTGGTAATATCCAAATGGGtgacattttgaaattattttattattccaaCCAAATCCTAGACATTGTTTTCCATAGTAATTACGTATTCTGAATGCGTCGTATTTCAAACAACGATTCAATATTATCTATAAAACTATATATCGATGTATTAAATACATCCAATCAAGCCGTatatgattgtatgtatgttacacatatgtacatacgttgacTATATTGAGTTCTGTTCGATACCTGAATCTGAATGCAGATTGTCTTCCATACACGTTTGTATCTGTTTGGAGAATCGTTTTGAGAGTAAACACCATTGGCATAATACACATGTTTCATTCAGATTTGGTTACATGTGGCTTATGGTAGTTGTTGGCAACCTTTTGTGAAACTGGGTCAGCAGTACACACTTCATTTATGGGTCATGCAgtgtttgaaatttaatttgatatggatgtatgtatatggatttaATCACACACACATGTATGGAGACGTGGTTGAGCCTGATGAGTAAACTTTTTGGAATTCGCAACttcattattcttttttttatagcaTAAAAGAAaactcataaaatttaatacagtcCGCTATATCAAACAGTGGAATGACGAATTTTCCAGTAAATATTTTCACGgtcttgaaaaaatatttaattatatacatatttcagatTCATAATAACGAATATtcagtacaaaaaaaatattgtttcctAGACGTTcgttgtaattattaaaatttaatttcctaTAATGTTATTACGCGTTTTACCCCTGAGCGATacctatataaatttatagattatctaatatataatttcgaaagagactttgtttgtaaatattgttggttcgtataaaaacaaatgaatattcaaataaagtaaaattattcaaataaatttaaataaagtaaaattattcaaataaatttaataaaatg
The nucleotide sequence above comes from Arctopsyche grandis isolate Sample6627 chromosome 4, ASM5162203v2, whole genome shotgun sequence. Encoded proteins:
- the Sf3a2 gene encoding splicing factor 3a subunit 2; amino-acid sequence: MDFQNRPGGKTGGGGVASWSESNRDRRERLRLLALETIDLNKDPYFMKNHLGSYECKLCLTLHNNEGSYLAHTQGKKHQANLARRAATEAKEAPQQLAPEKPRIEPKKFVKIGRPGYRVTKQRDPETGQQSLLFQVDYPEISEGVLPRHRFMSAYEQKVEPPDRKWQYLLFAAEPYETIAFKVPSREVEKHDTKFWTHWNKDTKQFFLQFAFKMELLRPQQPPKLMPPPGLRPPLPPPPMMGVPPPPRPPMFNPVPPPPPLMPVPPPPPNM